AAAGTACCATAGCAAGTAGTTTCACAATGGCTAGCACTAAGCTAGTAGCTCTTGGCTTCGTTGTTCTCTTGAGCATGGGACTGGCCAATGCCACAAGGGTGGCTAGATACTCGAGTGCCGACGGAAATGGcagtggagggggagggggtacTGCGTATGACAATGGTGGTGCCGCAGGGGCTGGGAGCGGTTATGGCGTCAGTCAGGGTGGTAGTAATGGTGCCCATGCAACTGCTGGAggtagtggtggcggcggtggttctAGCCAATATGGTGGATCGGCATATGGTTCTGGAGATGGCTCAGGCTCAAGCTCTAGTCAGTCTAGCAATGGGGAAGGAGGTTACGGTGGTGAGTCCgatgccggtggtggtggcggtggaggaggacaAGGACAGGCTGGAGGATATGGTTCAACTGGTAGTGGATCTGGTAATGGATCTGGCTCTGGTTATAGCAATGCTAATAATAATTGGTATGGGTCAAGTGCGGGAGCGGGTGCTAGTGGTAACGGTGGAGGCAATGGCAATGGTGAAAATGGCGGGAATGGTAGTGGTGCAGGAGGTGGGTCTGGGTATGGTAATGCCTCTCCATAATTACCTTTATTCAATCAGTTCAAAGTTGGAGCCCAACTAATAGTGTTGAATCCGTGTATTTTTATCGTACTTGTTATGTCTATTTGGTAGCTACAAATAAAGGGCTCTGTTGCTTTAGAAGATGTACCCCTGTACTTGCTAGATTGTGTCACTTTACTGGTTATTTATCAGAATGAAAAGTACTTGCTCTACACATGAACTTTTTCAATGTGCGTCATTATGCATGTGTGCTACAAATTTGTCATTCTTTTTATTGTGTGGAGACAGTCCTACGAATAAGTACATGCATGATTCGATCGGAGGAAACACTAGTAAAAAAAAGCTAGACCCTGCCGGTTCATAACTGGCATCGTGCCGGTTTTTGAACTAGTTTGTCCAACCAACCGACACTAATGCATGTTTATAGAACAAACAAATATGATTGCTGCAGTACAAATTATGTGGCatcaaaaacaaattaatcacCCCAATCAAAAGCTCATCAACATTATCTTACAATCACTAACAATCACAAGTGACCAAAGTCAAACAAACTTATATTTGCATCAACATTACCACATCGACATCGCCAACAAACATCACagataaagagagagaaggaaaggagagaTGAGCAGCCGTGAACCACCGTCAGCCATGGTCATCACAGAAGGCGCATTGTCACACCCCCAGAAGGTTCCCCTTCCTAGCCTTtaaatcctatcttactataaagttatcccccactaactccttaagtttaacatgcaaagatgccacatcatcatccactaacaagatgccacatcatcatccactaattaacaagatgccacgtcatcatccactaacaatcatcacatttaaatatcatgcaaacatgctatatctttatagttttttttataatttaagagcttttcaaatacaaacatgttaaattatcatccaacataattcacataatgtttcaatgtatatctttattatgttttatgatatcatatatacttatatagttcatcctcacttagtgcttaaatgatgaATCTATGGtaaaaattatctttctcctttttccctctaattaagtcatatcacatcattttttagcctttaaatgattaatctacggtccaaactatctccctatttttcttcttccataaagtcataccaccttactttttacgtttgaatcatcattctacatactatttaaattcaaattatcataaaccacattaatttatttaatttgatgttatctagctatcttccacgttatcttttttattgttatcatactaaattcccgcagcaatgcgcggggtttcacctagttcaTTCAATAAATTGCCTAAAAGAAATTATTTCATTTAATCTAGAGctaatccctaattaataatctcatttaataaatggaattggcTTGGTGGGATActtcttgagttccccatgctgAAATACATTAACTGGATTTTTAGTGGAAATTCCAGAGCAAAGTAATTTTAATAATTCAAAATTGATTATCGGAATTAAATAAATCCAAAtctcctttatttttctttctcgcCCGATTGGGCTGCTTTTGGCCCAATCCTCCCCGCTGGCCCCATCACGTCCGCCCTTCCCCTCCCTGCTGTTGGGCCGACCGAAGGCCCCACGGCCCAGCAAGCCACTGCGCCACCTCCTCTCTGGGGACATTGACAGGTTCGGCCCACCTATCCCCCCATGTCGCCAGCCATTTCGGGCTCACCCCGGCCACGTCCGTGCTCCCTCGAGCCTATAAAAAGTGCCCCCGAGCTCCGCTATCCCTTTTCCCCATCTGCCACCGCTCTCTGCTCATTCCTCAGCTCTCACACCGTCTCACCTAGTGCTACtgcatctccgccgccgctcgctgttgCTCAAGCCACCGTCGGTAGCACCGTTGCTGCCATCATCCTCGCAAGGCCGAGGAGCATCCTGGCCGCCACTTGGATGCCACTCCACCTGAAACCCATTCCCCTCGCTCGCTGGTGTGTTCTTCCTCCTTCCCGTCCTCCGGCCGGCAATGCCCATCACTGTGCACCCTCTTTCTCTCTATAatcccttccccctccttcctTAAGTGTTGCCAGTGCCTATCCTCCCTCTCACCcgccaggtcgccgccgttgtctTCTTCCCCGCGCCGGTCGCTGTCGTCTCAGTGAGCTCCTTCCCCTCTTTTTCCCTCTTTCTTCGCGTGCGTCGCCAGCCACTGCTTCCCGCATCACCGTCGATGGCCACGCCGTCGCTCGCCCGGGCCAGCATTGAGCCGCACCCATGACCCGGCCACCCGCTCCGCACCACCCGATCTGCCTTGGGCTGATCATGCCATCCATCATcatggaccggcggtggaccaccttGGTGGTACCGGTCTATGGTGGACCGGCCGCTCCGTGTTGCCGACAAGCGGGGCCCTCTTGCGGGCGCCTGGTCCCCCCCTCCGCTGATGTCAGCCCCCTTGTTTTAATGCACAATAAATCATTAAGGGTTTTTTATTAATAGTAAAAACcatagtgaatcttctaaaatttgtaatatattcatccgagctccgtttaagtccattcaaattgtaataaatttataaaaatgcctagaatccattaaaaatgctTTTGTTCCCTatttcagtagacttatagccTGGTTGctttgtgtgctttgtttgttgCATAGATTCCATTGGTTCCTAAGCTCTCGTTTACTACGAAGTGGTTGCAAAGGTTCTAGTAGCACCCGAGCAAGGTAGGTCATGCATCCTCATTAAGCATATTGTACCTTCTTTGCAAATATTTCACTTTCTGTTAAAtttgcattattttataatgtcatgtgggatggttTATCTCCTAAATGTTATCTCTAGAGAGAACACTAGC
The sequence above is drawn from the Oryza glaberrima chromosome 10, OglaRS2, whole genome shotgun sequence genome and encodes:
- the LOC127752982 gene encoding putative glycine-rich cell wall structural protein 1 encodes the protein MASTKLVALGFVVLLSMGLANATRVARYSSADGNGSGGGGGTAYDNGGAAGAGSGYGVSQGGSNGAHATAGGSGGGGGSSQYGGSAYGSGDGSGSSSSQSSNGEGGYGGESDAGGGGGGGGQGQAGGYGSTGSGSGNGSGSGYSNANNNWYGSSAGAGASGNGGGNGNGENGGNGSGAGGGSGYGNASP